A window of Leclercia adecarboxylata contains these coding sequences:
- a CDS encoding SDR family oxidoreductase, translating to MSVVVITGATAGVGKATALRFAQAGYDVGIIARDDHSLEVARGEIEHYGVKCHTVNADVADAPAIMAAANAFEQHLGAIDVWINNAMCGVLAPFRTMDDEEFRRVTDVTYLGYVNGTRAALAVMTPRDAGQIIQVGSALAYRSIPLQSAYCGAKAAIRGFTDAVRTELIHERINVHLSMVQMPGLNTPQFNWARNKFAFAMRPVAPVYEPEVAAEAIFNVTRRPVRELWVGCSTMQAIIGQFLFPGLLDRLMVKKAWEGQMTSELNPPERQDDLSAPVSGMHQVHGRFSSEARTRATAITSGVPGKVLLGSAALAGLLLVGKLIARRK from the coding sequence ATGAGCGTAGTGGTGATCACAGGCGCGACGGCAGGCGTAGGCAAGGCCACGGCGCTGCGTTTTGCCCAGGCGGGTTATGACGTGGGGATTATTGCCCGCGATGACCACAGCCTGGAGGTGGCGCGGGGCGAAATTGAACACTACGGCGTAAAGTGCCACACGGTGAACGCCGATGTGGCTGATGCCCCGGCCATTATGGCGGCGGCAAACGCGTTCGAGCAGCACCTTGGGGCGATCGACGTGTGGATCAACAACGCCATGTGCGGGGTGCTGGCGCCGTTTCGCACCATGGATGACGAGGAGTTTCGTCGGGTCACGGACGTTACCTATCTCGGTTACGTTAACGGCACCCGGGCGGCACTGGCCGTGATGACCCCGCGCGATGCCGGGCAGATTATTCAGGTCGGCTCCGCGCTGGCCTATCGCTCCATCCCGCTCCAGTCGGCCTACTGTGGTGCCAAAGCGGCGATCCGCGGCTTCACCGACGCCGTGCGCACCGAGCTCATCCACGAGAGAATCAACGTTCATCTGTCGATGGTGCAGATGCCGGGGCTTAACACGCCGCAGTTTAACTGGGCGCGGAATAAGTTTGCCTTCGCCATGCGCCCGGTCGCGCCGGTCTACGAACCGGAGGTCGCCGCCGAGGCGATATTCAACGTCACCCGACGTCCGGTGCGGGAGCTGTGGGTGGGATGCAGCACCATGCAGGCCATTATCGGCCAGTTTCTTTTCCCCGGCCTGCTCGACCGCCTGATGGTCAAAAAGGCGTGGGAAGGGCAGATGACCAGCGAGCTGAATCCCCCCGAGCGGCAGGACGATCTCTCCGCCCCGGTCAGCGGTATGCACCAGGTCCACGGGCGGTTCTCCAGCGAGGCCAGAACCCGGGCCACGGCCATCACCTCCGGCGTACCGGGGAAGGTGCTGCTGGGCTCCGCCGCGCTGGCGGGGCTGCTGCTGGTGGGGAAATTGATCGCCAGGCGGAAATAG
- the cydB gene encoding cytochrome d ubiquinol oxidase subunit II — MGVDISVIWFAIIVFATLMYIIMDGFDLGIGMLFYFERDPQARDVMVNSVAPVWDGNETWLVLGGAGLFGAFPLAYAVIIDALTIPLTAMLIGLIFRGVAFEFRFKATPSHRAFWDYSFAGGSLLATFSQGIVVGAMINGFDVEGRRFAGSSLDWLTPFNLFCGLGLMVAYTLLGTTWLIMKSEGALQNHMRDLTRRVLLVLLGVVAVVSVWTPLGWQFVADRWFTLPNFFYFLPVPLLVGIFGLWIWRLTRNPHSHTRPFILTLGLIFLGFSGLGISLWPNIIPPRITIWDAAAPPSSQLFMLVGTLLIIPLILVYTAWSYYVFRGKVTDTEGYH, encoded by the coding sequence ATGGGCGTCGATATCTCAGTCATCTGGTTTGCCATCATCGTTTTCGCCACCCTGATGTACATCATCATGGATGGCTTCGATTTGGGTATCGGCATGCTCTTTTACTTTGAGCGTGACCCCCAGGCGCGCGACGTGATGGTCAACAGCGTCGCCCCGGTATGGGACGGCAATGAAACCTGGCTGGTGCTGGGGGGCGCAGGGCTGTTTGGCGCCTTCCCGCTGGCCTATGCGGTGATCATCGACGCTCTGACGATCCCCCTCACCGCCATGCTGATCGGCCTGATCTTCCGCGGCGTGGCGTTTGAGTTTCGGTTTAAGGCCACGCCGTCGCACCGCGCCTTCTGGGATTACTCCTTCGCTGGCGGTTCGCTGCTGGCGACCTTCAGCCAGGGCATTGTGGTGGGGGCGATGATCAACGGCTTTGATGTCGAAGGCCGTCGCTTCGCCGGTTCGTCGCTGGACTGGCTGACGCCGTTTAATCTCTTCTGCGGCCTGGGGCTGATGGTGGCCTATACCCTGCTGGGCACCACCTGGCTCATCATGAAAAGCGAAGGTGCGTTGCAGAACCATATGCGCGATCTGACCCGCCGCGTGCTTCTGGTGCTGCTGGGCGTGGTGGCGGTGGTGAGCGTCTGGACGCCGCTCGGCTGGCAGTTTGTGGCCGACCGCTGGTTCACGTTGCCGAACTTCTTCTACTTCCTGCCGGTGCCGCTGCTGGTGGGGATTTTCGGGCTGTGGATCTGGCGGCTGACCCGCAACCCGCACAGCCACACCCGACCCTTTATTCTGACCCTCGGGCTGATCTTCCTCGGCTTTAGCGGGCTGGGCATCAGCCTGTGGCCGAATATTATTCCGCCGCGCATCACCATCTGGGACGCCGCCGCACCGCCGTCCAGCCAGCTGTTTATGCTGGTGGGAACGCTGCTGATCATCCCGTTGATCCTGGTCTACACCGCCTGGAGCTACTACGTGTTTCGTGGGAAGGTGACGGATACCGAGGGGTATCATTAA
- a CDS encoding YdeI family stress tolerance OB fold protein, protein MKLSVAPLLCCLIIPAAYADDNGGLKKDTAPPPPHALDDGYRGTEDARTMTVEQAKEMHDGATISLRGNLIDGAGGDKFKFRDKTGTIDTIIPQAVFDGRKVQPDNMISINGSLDKKSSPPVVRVDRIQK, encoded by the coding sequence ATGAAATTATCCGTCGCACCCTTATTGTGTTGCCTTATAATTCCGGCTGCGTATGCCGATGATAATGGTGGACTGAAAAAAGATACTGCCCCACCACCACCCCATGCGCTGGATGACGGTTATCGCGGCACCGAGGATGCCCGCACCATGACCGTAGAGCAGGCAAAAGAGATGCACGATGGGGCAACGATTTCCCTGCGCGGTAATCTTATTGACGGCGCCGGCGGTGATAAATTTAAATTCCGCGATAAAACCGGCACCATTGATACGATTATTCCTCAGGCGGTATTTGATGGCCGCAAGGTCCAGCCCGATAATATGATCAGCATTAACGGCAGTCTGGACAAAAAATCGTCCCCTCCGGTCGTTCGCGTCGACCGCATTCAAAAATAG
- a CDS encoding DUF421 domain-containing protein encodes MEMILRAVAIYLILLVVFKIAGRRALLQMTSFDLILLLIISEATQQALLGDDFSVTGAMLTIITLVVVDMLFGMLKKYISGAESMLDGSPVFLVVHGELQNEKLKKVDVSCDDILVSARQNHGITELKKIKYAILERNGHISIIPEENAS; translated from the coding sequence ATGGAAATGATACTCAGGGCGGTGGCGATTTATCTGATTTTGCTGGTGGTATTTAAAATCGCCGGGCGTCGGGCGCTGCTGCAAATGACCAGCTTCGATCTCATTCTGCTGTTAATTATCAGTGAAGCCACACAGCAGGCGCTGCTGGGGGATGATTTTTCCGTCACCGGCGCCATGCTCACCATTATTACGCTGGTGGTGGTGGATATGCTTTTTGGCATGCTGAAAAAATATATTTCCGGCGCGGAGTCGATGCTCGATGGCTCCCCGGTTTTCCTTGTCGTACACGGCGAATTACAAAACGAAAAATTAAAAAAGGTGGATGTTTCCTGCGACGATATTCTGGTCTCTGCCCGTCAGAATCATGGCATAACAGAACTGAAAAAAATTAAATACGCCATACTTGAACGTAATGGCCATATTTCGATTATTCCTGAAGAGAATGCATCATGA
- a CDS encoding ShlB/FhaC/HecB family hemolysin secretion/activation protein, with the protein MIARHNIAIIIAPAAGLPLILPAHAAPPDNQFIIQQQRQRALEQQLTPPVPDVRLSEPSSGFGRIAFPTETPCFPINRVELSGQEALPHWVPLQRIADQARGRCLGGKGINLLMSTMQNRIVDHGWITTRVLAPSQDLKSGTLKLAIVPGTVRHVKLTEESDDYIQLYSAFPAHEGELLDLRDIEQGLENLQRLPTVEANMELLPGENPGETDVVITRKQSKMWRIGLSLDDAGTETTGRYQGGVTLSLDNPFSLSDLLYVSASHDLNDKGGKGSKNVTAHYSVPFGYWLLGVTGSDYDYHQTVAGLNEDYRYSGKSKNLDVQLSRVLHRSGSQKTTFTWDVMARETRNYIDDTEVGVQHRQTAAWRIGLDHRHYIGQATLDAGISYQRGTRWFGAQPAPEEYWGDATALSKITLLSAQLDLPFALGTQNFRYNVQYLRQISNTPLTPQDQFAIGNRWTVRGFDGERTLSASHGWYVRNDVAWRTPLPNQEFYLGADYGEVGGYSSDLQVGKHLAGGVAGLRGNAFNTGYDLFAGTPFSKPDGFETSDLTLGFNLNWSW; encoded by the coding sequence ATGATCGCCCGACACAATATCGCCATAATAATAGCGCCAGCCGCTGGCCTGCCTTTAATTCTCCCTGCCCATGCCGCGCCGCCCGATAATCAATTTATTATTCAGCAGCAGCGCCAGAGAGCGCTGGAGCAGCAATTAACCCCGCCGGTACCGGACGTGCGTCTTTCGGAGCCCTCCTCCGGCTTTGGCAGAATTGCCTTTCCTACCGAAACCCCCTGCTTCCCCATTAACCGCGTCGAACTGAGCGGTCAGGAGGCTCTGCCCCACTGGGTGCCGCTGCAGCGTATTGCGGATCAGGCCCGGGGGCGCTGTCTGGGCGGCAAAGGGATTAACCTGCTGATGAGCACGATGCAGAACCGCATCGTCGATCACGGCTGGATCACCACCCGCGTGCTGGCCCCGTCGCAGGATCTGAAAAGCGGCACCCTGAAGCTCGCCATCGTGCCGGGCACTGTGCGCCACGTAAAACTGACCGAAGAGAGCGACGACTACATCCAGCTCTACAGCGCCTTCCCGGCACATGAAGGGGAGCTGCTGGATCTGCGCGATATTGAACAGGGGCTGGAAAACCTGCAGCGCCTGCCGACGGTCGAGGCCAACATGGAGCTGCTGCCGGGGGAAAACCCCGGCGAGACCGACGTGGTGATTACCCGCAAGCAGAGCAAAATGTGGCGCATCGGCCTGTCGCTGGACGATGCCGGAACCGAAACCACCGGGCGTTACCAGGGCGGCGTGACCCTGTCGCTGGATAACCCCTTCTCGCTGAGCGATCTGCTGTATGTCTCCGCCAGCCACGATCTGAACGACAAGGGCGGCAAAGGCAGTAAAAACGTCACCGCCCACTACTCGGTGCCCTTTGGCTACTGGCTGCTGGGCGTGACCGGCAGCGACTACGACTACCACCAGACCGTCGCCGGGCTGAACGAGGACTATCGCTACAGCGGTAAAAGTAAAAACCTCGACGTTCAGCTGAGCCGCGTGCTGCACCGCAGCGGCTCGCAAAAAACCACCTTCACCTGGGACGTGATGGCGCGGGAGACCCGCAACTATATCGACGATACCGAAGTGGGCGTTCAGCACCGGCAGACCGCCGCCTGGCGTATCGGGCTGGATCATCGCCACTACATCGGCCAGGCGACCCTGGACGCGGGCATCAGCTATCAGCGCGGCACCCGCTGGTTCGGCGCGCAGCCTGCGCCGGAAGAGTACTGGGGCGATGCCACGGCGCTCAGCAAAATTACCCTGCTCAGCGCCCAGCTCGATCTGCCGTTTGCTCTCGGCACGCAAAACTTCCGCTACAACGTGCAGTACCTGCGCCAGATAAGCAACACGCCGCTGACGCCGCAGGATCAGTTCGCCATCGGCAACCGCTGGACGGTGCGCGGCTTTGACGGCGAGCGCACCCTGAGCGCCAGCCACGGCTGGTACGTGCGTAACGATGTGGCCTGGCGCACGCCGCTGCCAAATCAGGAGTTCTACCTGGGTGCCGATTACGGCGAAGTGGGCGGTTACAGTTCCGACCTGCAGGTAGGCAAACACCTGGCGGGCGGCGTGGCGGGCCTGCGCGGCAACGCCTTTAACACCGGTTACGACCTGTTCGCCGGAACGCCGTTCTCGAAGCCAGACGGCTTTGAAACCAGCGATCTGACCCTCGGCTTTAATCTCAACTGGAGCTGGTGA
- a CDS encoding ferritin-like domain-containing protein — protein sequence MNHVEHYHDWLRDAHAMEKQAESMLESMASRIDNYPDVRARIEQHISETKHQITLLEEILDRNDISRSVIKDSMSKMMAFGQSMGGMMTSDEIVKGSISGYVFEQFEIACYTSLLAAAKKAGDVASIPAIESILAEEQRMADWLIQHIPDTTEQFLLRSDADGVEAKK from the coding sequence ATGAATCACGTAGAACACTACCACGACTGGCTACGCGATGCTCACGCCATGGAAAAGCAAGCTGAATCTATGCTCGAATCAATGGCGAGCCGCATCGATAATTATCCTGATGTCCGTGCCCGCATCGAGCAGCATATTTCTGAAACCAAACACCAGATTACCCTGCTGGAAGAGATTCTTGATCGTAACGATATTTCCCGCTCGGTTATTAAAGACTCCATGAGCAAAATGATGGCGTTCGGTCAGTCTATGGGCGGCATGATGACGTCAGATGAAATTGTGAAGGGCTCTATTAGCGGCTACGTTTTCGAGCAGTTCGAAATTGCCTGCTATACCTCCCTGCTGGCCGCGGCGAAAAAAGCCGGGGACGTGGCGTCGATACCTGCGATTGAATCCATTCTCGCGGAAGAGCAGCGCATGGCCGACTGGCTGATCCAGCATATCCCTGACACCACTGAGCAGTTCCTGCTGCGTTCAGATGCAGACGGCGTGGAAGCGAAAAAATAA
- a CDS encoding toxin-activating lysine-acyltransferase, which translates to MRVGNLDIKAPLILGGEESEAEVLGATVWLWMHSPMHRDAPLHALPTLLLPIIKRGQYVLVSENGRPVFFMSWAWLNEEAEARYLTRPAIEMKEADWDCGDRIWFCDWIAPFGHTAAMYNLMRRDIFPDHVCRALYHRGAERGKRVMLFHGSHVSRQHAREWQQNHPLTVPLPEAFKGMNHE; encoded by the coding sequence ATGCGCGTCGGCAATCTGGATATCAAAGCGCCGCTGATCCTCGGCGGAGAAGAGAGCGAGGCCGAGGTGCTGGGCGCCACCGTCTGGCTGTGGATGCACTCCCCGATGCACCGGGATGCCCCCCTTCACGCCCTGCCCACCCTGCTGCTGCCGATCATCAAGCGCGGACAGTACGTGCTGGTGAGCGAAAACGGGCGTCCCGTCTTTTTCATGAGCTGGGCCTGGCTGAACGAGGAGGCGGAAGCCCGCTACCTCACCCGCCCGGCTATCGAGATGAAAGAGGCGGACTGGGACTGCGGGGACAGGATCTGGTTCTGCGACTGGATCGCCCCCTTCGGCCATACCGCCGCGATGTACAACCTGATGCGCCGCGACATCTTCCCCGACCACGTCTGCCGCGCGCTCTATCACCGGGGCGCGGAGCGTGGCAAGCGCGTGATGCTGTTCCACGGCAGCCACGTCAGCCGTCAACATGCCCGAGAATGGCAACAGAATCACCCGCTCACTGTGCCCCTGCCGGAAGCGTTTAAAGGAATGAACCATGAATAA
- a CDS encoding cytochrome ubiquinol oxidase subunit I has translation MFELDAFHLARLQFAFTVSFHIIFPALTIGLASYLVVLEGMWLRTKNDVWRSLYHFWLKIFAVNFGMGVVSGLVMAYQFGTNWSGFSQFAGSITGPLLTYEVLTAFFLEAGFLGVMLFGWNKVGPGLHFFATCMVALGTLMSTFWILASNSWMHTPQGFSIENGQVIPEDWFAIIFNPSFPYRLIHMSIAAFLSSALFVGASGAWHLLRGNDTPAVRKMFSMALWMALLVAPIQAFVGDMHGLNTLEHQPAKIAAIEGHWENPPGEATPLLLFGVPDMEEERTKYGLEIPALGSLILTHSLDKQVPALKDFPKDERPNSLIVFWSFRVMVGLGMLMILMGVTSLWLRRRRRLYHSRPFHWFALSMGPAGVVAILAGWITTEVGRQPWVVYGYLRTIDAVSLHSTLQMSISLLAFIVVYCSVFGVGLVYLVRLIKKGPQPVDNLSVKTDGRPARPLSAAEPVPEEEKL, from the coding sequence ATGTTCGAACTCGATGCGTTCCATCTCGCCAGGCTTCAGTTTGCCTTTACTGTCTCATTTCATATTATCTTTCCGGCGTTAACCATCGGTCTTGCCAGTTATCTGGTGGTGCTGGAGGGGATGTGGCTGAGGACGAAAAACGACGTCTGGCGCTCGCTGTATCACTTCTGGTTAAAAATCTTTGCCGTTAACTTCGGGATGGGCGTGGTCTCCGGGCTGGTAATGGCCTACCAGTTCGGTACCAACTGGAGCGGCTTCTCCCAGTTTGCCGGGAGCATTACCGGCCCGCTGCTCACCTATGAAGTGCTGACCGCTTTCTTCCTCGAAGCGGGTTTCCTTGGCGTGATGCTCTTTGGCTGGAATAAGGTCGGGCCCGGCCTGCACTTTTTTGCCACCTGCATGGTGGCGCTCGGCACCCTGATGTCCACCTTCTGGATCCTCGCCTCTAACAGCTGGATGCATACGCCGCAGGGCTTCAGCATTGAGAACGGTCAGGTGATCCCCGAGGACTGGTTCGCCATCATCTTTAATCCCTCCTTCCCCTATCGCCTGATCCACATGTCCATCGCCGCCTTCCTGAGCAGCGCCCTGTTTGTGGGTGCCTCCGGGGCATGGCATCTGCTGCGGGGTAACGACACCCCGGCGGTGCGCAAGATGTTCTCGATGGCGCTGTGGATGGCCCTGCTGGTCGCGCCCATTCAGGCCTTTGTCGGGGATATGCATGGCCTGAACACCCTCGAACACCAGCCGGCAAAAATTGCCGCTATCGAAGGCCACTGGGAAAATCCGCCCGGCGAGGCCACGCCGCTGCTGCTGTTTGGCGTGCCGGATATGGAGGAGGAGCGTACCAAATACGGGCTGGAGATCCCGGCGCTTGGCAGCCTGATCCTCACCCACAGTCTGGATAAGCAGGTTCCGGCGCTGAAGGATTTCCCGAAAGACGAGCGGCCCAACTCGCTGATTGTCTTCTGGTCGTTCCGCGTGATGGTGGGGCTGGGAATGCTGATGATCCTGATGGGGGTCACCAGCCTGTGGCTGCGCCGCCGTCGCCGGCTTTACCACTCCCGCCCGTTCCACTGGTTCGCCCTCAGCATGGGGCCCGCTGGCGTGGTGGCGATCCTGGCGGGCTGGATCACGACCGAAGTGGGCCGCCAGCCGTGGGTGGTGTATGGCTATCTGCGCACCATTGACGCGGTGTCCCTGCACAGCACGTTACAAATGAGCATCAGCCTGCTGGCGTTTATCGTTGTCTACTGCTCGGTGTTCGGCGTGGGGCTCGTCTATCTGGTGCGGTTGATTAAAAAGGGGCCGCAGCCTGTCGACAACCTTTCAGTGAAGACCGACGGCAGACCTGCACGTCCGCTCTCGGCGGCAGAGCCGGTACCGGAAGAGGAGAAACTGTAA
- a CDS encoding ferritin-like domain-containing protein: MNMKSVEDVFIHLLSDTYSAEKQLTRALAKLSREASSPELSAAFKAHLEETHGQIERIDQVVEKTPNIKLKRMKCVAMEGLIEEANEVIESTEKNEVRDAALIAAAQKVEHYEIASYGTLATLAEQLGYTQAVKLLAETLEEEKSTDFKLTDLAVGNINQKAEK, translated from the coding sequence ATGAATATGAAAAGTGTTGAGGATGTATTTATTCATTTACTATCCGATACCTATAGTGCAGAAAAACAGCTTACCCGCGCGCTGGCTAAATTGTCCCGCGAAGCCTCCAGCCCTGAATTAAGCGCTGCGTTTAAAGCGCACCTGGAAGAGACGCACGGCCAGATTGAACGTATCGATCAGGTTGTAGAGAAAACGCCCAATATCAAACTGAAAAGAATGAAGTGTGTGGCGATGGAAGGCTTAATCGAAGAAGCCAATGAAGTCATTGAAAGCACAGAAAAAAATGAAGTTCGCGATGCGGCCCTGATCGCCGCGGCGCAAAAGGTCGAGCACTATGAGATTGCCAGCTACGGCACCCTCGCCACCCTGGCGGAGCAATTAGGCTATACCCAAGCAGTAAAATTATTAGCCGAGACGCTGGAAGAAGAGAAATCCACCGATTTTAAACTCACCGATCTGGCCGTCGGTAATATTAACCAGAAAGCAGAAAAGTAA
- a CDS encoding 2-oxo-tetronate isomerase, translated as MKDNIWNQAKTTRELTRQVATVLIDLGWLLTTAESCTGGNLASALCAEEDTASFFGTGVVTFNNEAKHKVLGVSNATLEKHTAVSSQTVGEMAEGALKLADADISIAISGYAGPDGGEDGTPAGTVWFGWCFHGEVTTAVQHFTGECEDVIEKAVRYALSELLRQVPHWKKQLH; from the coding sequence ATGAAAGACAATATCTGGAACCAGGCTAAAACCACCAGGGAGCTTACCCGCCAGGTTGCCACCGTTCTGATCGACCTGGGCTGGTTGCTGACCACGGCGGAATCCTGCACCGGCGGCAATCTGGCCTCGGCGCTGTGCGCCGAAGAGGATACCGCCTCGTTTTTTGGTACCGGGGTGGTCACCTTTAACAACGAAGCCAAGCACAAGGTGCTGGGCGTCAGCAATGCCACCCTCGAAAAACACACCGCCGTCAGCAGCCAGACCGTGGGCGAGATGGCCGAAGGGGCGCTGAAGCTTGCCGACGCGGATATCAGTATCGCCATCAGCGGTTATGCGGGGCCGGACGGCGGTGAAGATGGCACTCCGGCAGGCACCGTCTGGTTTGGCTGGTGTTTTCACGGCGAAGTCACCACCGCCGTGCAGCACTTCACCGGCGAGTGCGAAGACGTGATTGAGAAAGCGGTTCGCTATGCGCTTTCGGAACTGTTGCGGCAGGTCCCGCACTGGAAAAAGCAACTGCATTAA
- a CDS encoding manganese catalase family protein has product MFRHVKQLQYTVRVAEPNPGLANLLLEQFGGPQGELAAACRYFTQGLGDDDPGRREMLMDIATEELSHLEIIGTLVGMLNKGAKGELAEGTESEAELYRSLTANGNDSHITSLLYGGGPSLTNSAGVPWTAAYVDTIGEATADLRSNIAAEARAKIIYERLINVTDDVGVKDALAFLMTREAAHQLSFEKALQSIRNNFPPGKLPPIEQYATTYYNMSAGDDLRGSWNSDENFEYVADPQPAVDGGDGNAQVKLSKEQTALLKAMAKRTESDPKADPLTGAELGAGKKKP; this is encoded by the coding sequence ATGTTTCGACATGTAAAGCAGCTGCAGTACACCGTCCGCGTCGCCGAGCCTAATCCCGGCCTGGCGAACCTTTTGCTTGAACAGTTTGGCGGTCCTCAGGGCGAGCTGGCTGCAGCCTGCCGCTACTTCACGCAGGGGCTGGGCGATGACGATCCGGGCCGCAGAGAGATGCTGATGGATATCGCTACCGAAGAGCTCAGCCACCTTGAGATCATCGGTACGCTGGTCGGCATGCTGAATAAAGGCGCCAAAGGTGAGCTGGCCGAGGGAACGGAAAGCGAAGCGGAACTCTACCGCTCGCTGACGGCCAACGGTAACGACAGCCACATTACCTCTCTGCTGTACGGGGGCGGGCCTTCGCTGACCAACTCCGCTGGCGTGCCCTGGACCGCCGCTTACGTCGACACCATTGGGGAAGCCACCGCCGATCTACGCTCGAATATTGCGGCGGAAGCGCGCGCCAAAATCATCTATGAACGCCTGATCAACGTCACTGACGATGTCGGGGTAAAAGATGCCCTTGCGTTCCTGATGACCCGTGAGGCCGCGCACCAGCTCTCGTTTGAGAAAGCATTGCAGTCGATTCGCAATAATTTCCCGCCGGGGAAACTGCCGCCAATCGAACAATATGCAACCACCTACTACAATATGTCTGCAGGTGACGATCTTCGCGGTAGCTGGAACAGCGATGAAAACTTTGAGTACGTTGCCGATCCGCAACCCGCCGTTGACGGTGGAGACGGTAACGCTCAGGTTAAGCTTTCGAAAGAGCAGACCGCTCTGCTCAAAGCGATGGCGAAACGCACCGAGTCGGATCCTAAAGCCGATCCACTCACTGGCGCTGAGCTGGGTGCCGGAAAGAAAAAACCGTAA
- a CDS encoding general stress protein, translating to MADQRGGSGNFSQDREKASEAGKKGGQQSGGNFKNDPQRASEAGKKGGQHSHGGGRKSDNS from the coding sequence ATGGCAGATCAACGTGGTGGTTCAGGTAATTTCTCTCAGGATCGTGAAAAGGCTTCTGAAGCAGGGAAAAAAGGTGGACAGCAGAGCGGCGGTAATTTCAAAAACGATCCGCAGCGTGCATCCGAAGCAGGTAAAAAGGGTGGTCAGCATAGCCATGGCGGCGGACGCAAGTCTGACAATTCTTAA